From Deinococcus yavapaiensis KR-236, a single genomic window includes:
- a CDS encoding cupin domain-containing protein gives MEAHNYDWQSVPREQVNETFVRQLITGGGVMLARLELKVGCVVPVHSHHNEQVSTVLSGRIKFFLGERELILGPGETLVIPPHVSHGAEVLEDFVGFDIFNPPREDWINGSDAYLRK, from the coding sequence GTGGAAGCGCACAACTATGATTGGCAATCGGTGCCGCGCGAACAAGTCAACGAGACGTTCGTGCGGCAACTCATCACCGGCGGCGGCGTCATGCTCGCCCGTCTCGAACTCAAGGTGGGCTGCGTCGTGCCCGTCCACTCGCATCACAACGAGCAGGTGTCGACGGTGCTGTCGGGCCGCATCAAGTTCTTCCTGGGCGAGCGCGAGTTGATTCTCGGTCCGGGCGAGACGCTCGTGATTCCGCCCCACGTGTCGCACGGCGCGGAAGTGCTCGAAGACTTCGTCGGCTTCGACATCTTCAACCCGCCGAGGGAAGACTGGATCAACGGCAGCGACGCGTACTTGCGCAAATGA
- a CDS encoding copper resistance CopC family protein codes for MRKILTLLTATLLSFALAHAELEKASPAEGAKIPAPRQVVLSFTEGVQVRFSTFKVYRVGDSGDRLKVNGLAGQLVTKVLDLKNDAASRADLGLVARTGTHDEVTLRLRSKLQPGAYVVMWKALSDDSHPVTGYYVFDVH; via the coding sequence ATGCGCAAGATCCTCACCCTGCTGACCGCCACGTTGCTGAGCTTCGCGCTCGCGCACGCCGAACTCGAAAAAGCGTCACCCGCCGAGGGCGCCAAGATTCCCGCTCCCCGCCAAGTCGTTTTGAGCTTCACCGAGGGCGTGCAAGTGCGCTTCTCGACCTTCAAGGTCTACCGCGTCGGTGACTCCGGCGACCGCCTCAAAGTCAACGGCCTCGCGGGTCAACTCGTGACGAAGGTCCTCGACCTCAAGAACGACGCCGCGAGCCGCGCCGACCTCGGCCTCGTGGCCCGCACGGGAACGCACGACGAGGTGACGCTGCGACTGCGCTCGAAGCTGCAGCCCGGCGCGTACGTCGTAATGTGGAAGGCCTTGAGCGACGACTCGCATCCTGTCACGGGCTACTACGTGTTCGACGTGCACTGA
- a CDS encoding LysR family transcriptional regulator produces the protein MEFRQLRYFVALAEEGHFGRAAERVFVVQQALSGSIRNLEEELGVRLFNRTTRRVELTPAGREFLVGARQILSLLEQTSDRARKAARGEVGRLAVGFVSGLAFGGLPEVVRTFRDRYPSVAVELLELTAAEQEQALREGRIDIGFVLLPVRDPSLAREALWREPLIVALPSRHPLSARESLRLEDLREHDFVFFPRHVRATYFDQVMSAATNAGFQPRIVQEAIEVPTLLSLVAAGIGLFLPIQFFSKLALPGVTYRRLDGAPVVEIDAAWRRDDTSPVIREFLQVGREVLARVTSVTS, from the coding sequence ATGGAGTTCCGTCAACTTCGCTACTTCGTCGCCCTCGCCGAGGAAGGCCATTTCGGACGGGCCGCCGAGCGCGTGTTCGTCGTGCAGCAGGCGCTCAGCGGCTCGATTCGCAACCTCGAAGAAGAGCTGGGCGTGCGCTTGTTCAACCGCACCACGCGCCGCGTCGAACTCACGCCCGCCGGTCGAGAGTTTCTCGTAGGCGCGCGGCAGATCCTGAGCTTGTTGGAGCAGACGTCGGATCGGGCGCGCAAAGCGGCGCGCGGGGAGGTCGGGCGGCTCGCCGTGGGTTTCGTGAGCGGGCTCGCCTTCGGCGGCTTGCCGGAAGTCGTGCGGACGTTTCGCGACCGCTACCCGAGCGTCGCCGTGGAACTCTTGGAGCTCACGGCCGCCGAGCAGGAGCAGGCGTTGCGTGAAGGACGTATCGACATCGGCTTCGTGCTGCTGCCCGTTCGCGATCCCTCGCTGGCCCGCGAGGCGCTTTGGCGCGAACCGCTCATCGTCGCCTTGCCGAGCCGTCACCCGCTCTCGGCGCGCGAATCGCTGCGGCTGGAGGACTTGCGTGAGCACGACTTCGTGTTCTTTCCTCGTCACGTGCGCGCCACGTACTTCGATCAGGTGATGAGCGCGGCGACGAACGCGGGCTTTCAGCCGCGCATCGTGCAGGAGGCAATCGAGGTGCCGACGCTGCTGAGCCTCGTCGCTGCAGGCATCGGGTTGTTCTTGCCCATTCAGTTCTTCAGCAAGCTCGCCCTTCCCGGCGTGACGTACCGCCGTTTGGACGGAGCGCCCGTCGTGGAGATCGACGCGGCTTGGCGGCGTGACGACACCTCGCCCGTGATTCGCGAGTTCTTGCAAGTCGGGCGGGAAGTGCTGGCGCGGGTGACGAGCGTGACATCGTGA
- the aceE gene encoding pyruvate dehydrogenase (acetyl-transferring), homodimeric type, with translation MTSSTNSRAALSTGERDKLNKIETQEWLDSLAYVLASAGRIRAAELLEDLDHYAYFNGAPILFKQNTPYINTIPAEAQPTYPGDLEMERRIRNIIRWNAVAMVVKANKNSDGIGGHLSTYASTAELYEVGFNHFFVGHGAMPDRSLIFFQGHASPGVYARSFLEGRFDAARLDNFRRELQNAPGLSSYPHPWLMPDYWEFPTVSMGLGPLQAIYQARFVKYLENRGLKPKGDAKVWAFLGDGEMDEPQSVAGLRFAAYENLDNLIFVLNANLQRLDGPVRANSKVIQEFEALFRGAGWNVIKVVWDSKWDEILAKDYTGAVVKRFEQLVDGESQRYAAFGGKELREKFFNTPELQKLIEGWTDADLELLNRGGHDVKKIYAAYKAATQHKGSPTIIIARTVKGYGLGETAQARNVAHQVKKLDYHALTALRDTLELPLTDEQVEHLEYYHPGPDSPEVKYALAQREKLGGFLPERTVKFDPVQVPSEEFYEEFYKGSGGREVSTTMAFVSILSKLLRDKNIGQRVVPIVPDEARTFGMDALVPRIGIYSPRGQTYQPVDAGSLMAYKEATDGQMLEEGITEDGAMCSWIASATSYAVHGVPTIPFYVYYSMFGMQRVGDLVWAAGDQRARGFLIGATAGRTTLAGEGLQHQDGNSLLQAYVVPNLHTYDPAFAFELAVIIEEGIRRMYVENKDEFYYVTVENENYVQFPMPENHAEVREGIMKGLYRLKRAENADAKLHAQLLASGPSMTAALEAQTLLANYGVATDVWSATSYKALHQDALLTERENMLHPDREPQLSFVARQLGKENAPGVLVSVSDYVKLGADGLNGHLDRKLWTLGTDGWGRSEAREELRDFFEVDARHIVVATLYALLRDGQIKADVVKKAIADFGIDPERIAPVLR, from the coding sequence ATGACGAGCAGCACCAATTCCAGAGCGGCCTTGTCGACGGGCGAGCGCGACAAGCTCAACAAGATCGAGACGCAAGAGTGGCTCGACTCGCTCGCGTACGTTCTCGCGAGCGCGGGCCGTATCCGAGCCGCCGAACTTCTCGAAGACCTCGACCACTACGCCTACTTCAACGGCGCCCCGATCCTGTTCAAGCAGAACACGCCGTACATCAACACCATTCCTGCCGAAGCGCAACCCACCTATCCCGGCGATCTGGAGATGGAGCGCCGCATTCGCAACATCATTCGCTGGAACGCCGTCGCGATGGTCGTGAAGGCCAACAAGAACTCGGACGGCATCGGAGGGCACCTCTCCACGTACGCCTCGACCGCCGAGCTGTACGAAGTGGGCTTCAACCACTTCTTCGTGGGACACGGCGCCATGCCCGACCGCTCGCTGATCTTCTTCCAAGGGCACGCGAGCCCCGGCGTGTACGCACGCTCCTTTCTCGAAGGACGCTTCGACGCGGCGCGCCTCGACAACTTCCGCCGCGAGCTTCAGAACGCGCCCGGTTTGTCGTCGTATCCGCACCCGTGGCTGATGCCCGACTACTGGGAGTTCCCGACCGTCTCCATGGGCCTCGGACCTCTGCAGGCGATCTATCAGGCGCGCTTCGTCAAATACCTCGAAAACCGCGGCCTCAAGCCCAAAGGCGACGCCAAAGTCTGGGCCTTCCTCGGCGACGGCGAGATGGACGAACCGCAAAGCGTCGCGGGCCTGCGGTTCGCCGCCTACGAAAACCTCGACAACCTCATCTTCGTCCTCAACGCCAACTTGCAACGCCTCGACGGTCCGGTTCGCGCCAACTCGAAGGTCATCCAAGAATTCGAGGCGCTCTTCCGCGGCGCGGGATGGAACGTCATCAAGGTGGTGTGGGACTCGAAGTGGGACGAGATCCTCGCCAAGGACTACACGGGCGCCGTCGTGAAGCGCTTCGAGCAACTCGTCGACGGCGAGTCGCAGCGCTACGCGGCGTTCGGCGGCAAGGAACTGCGCGAGAAGTTCTTCAACACGCCCGAACTGCAAAAGCTCATCGAGGGCTGGACGGACGCGGACCTTGAGCTGCTCAACCGCGGCGGGCACGACGTCAAGAAGATCTACGCGGCGTACAAGGCGGCGACTCAGCACAAAGGCAGCCCGACCATCATCATCGCGCGCACCGTGAAAGGCTACGGTCTCGGCGAGACCGCCCAAGCACGCAACGTCGCCCACCAAGTCAAGAAGCTCGACTACCACGCCCTCACCGCCTTGCGAGACACCCTGGAGCTGCCCCTTACCGACGAGCAAGTCGAGCACTTGGAGTACTACCATCCCGGCCCCGACTCGCCCGAGGTGAAGTACGCCCTCGCCCAGCGCGAGAAGCTCGGCGGCTTCCTGCCCGAGCGCACGGTAAAGTTCGACCCCGTCCAAGTGCCGAGCGAGGAATTCTACGAGGAGTTCTACAAGGGAAGCGGCGGCCGTGAAGTCTCCACGACCATGGCCTTCGTGTCGATCCTCTCCAAGCTTCTGCGCGACAAGAACATCGGTCAGCGCGTCGTTCCCATCGTGCCCGACGAGGCGCGCACCTTCGGCATGGACGCGCTCGTGCCGCGCATCGGGATCTACTCGCCGCGCGGCCAGACGTACCAACCCGTCGACGCGGGCAGCTTGATGGCGTACAAGGAAGCGACCGACGGACAGATGCTGGAGGAAGGCATCACCGAGGACGGCGCCATGTGCTCTTGGATCGCCTCCGCGACGAGCTACGCGGTGCACGGCGTGCCCACCATTCCCTTTTACGTGTACTACTCTATGTTCGGCATGCAGCGCGTCGGCGACCTCGTGTGGGCGGCGGGCGACCAGCGGGCGCGCGGCTTCCTGATCGGCGCCACGGCAGGCCGCACCACCCTCGCCGGAGAAGGGCTGCAGCACCAAGACGGCAATTCGCTGCTTCAGGCGTACGTTGTGCCGAACCTTCACACGTACGATCCCGCGTTCGCCTTCGAACTCGCCGTGATCATCGAGGAAGGCATTCGCCGGATGTACGTCGAGAACAAAGACGAGTTCTACTACGTCACGGTCGAGAACGAGAACTACGTGCAGTTTCCCATGCCCGAAAACCACGCGGAAGTCCGCGAGGGCATCATGAAGGGCCTGTACCGCCTCAAGCGCGCCGAGAACGCGGACGCCAAGCTGCACGCGCAACTTCTGGCGAGCGGCCCGTCGATGACGGCGGCCCTCGAAGCGCAAACCCTCCTCGCGAACTACGGAGTCGCCACCGACGTTTGGAGCGCCACGAGCTACAAGGCCTTGCATCAAGACGCTTTGCTCACCGAGCGTGAGAACATGCTGCACCCCGACCGCGAGCCGCAGCTCAGCTTCGTCGCGCGTCAGCTCGGCAAGGAGAACGCTCCCGGCGTGCTCGTGTCCGTCTCGGATTACGTGAAGCTCGGCGCGGACGGCCTCAACGGTCACTTGGACCGCAAGCTGTGGACCCTCGGCACGGACGGCTGGGGACGCTCGGAAGCGCGCGAGGAACTGCGTGACTTCTTCGAAGTGGACGCGCGCCACATCGTCGTCGCGACCCTCTACGCTCTGCTGCGTGACGGTCAAATCAAGGCGGACGTCGTGAAGAAGGCCATCGCCGACTTCGGCATCGACCCCGAGCGTATCGCGCCCGTGCTGCGCTGA
- a CDS encoding MFS transporter produces the protein MRSFYVLGFIAFLLLGALQAVYGPAFSALQARFDVSRADVGLIASSHFLGSMLGILAAGGLLKRLELRGLLRVGSALIALGLAGVTFAPAWTFAVVCASLAGFGFGFVSVTFNVGGARLGVRAAGVLNILNACFGLGSILAPLSVSALGGQTWPYALLGLTALGLLLSAGRLPHLPETTVASSGRAPIVPLALFGGFFVLYVGVEAGVGSWMTAHLSDLGVVNAATWTSGFWLAVTIGRLLGAPLALRFKLPRIILSALVLAIVALLLASTPAARFAYLLVGLAIAPLFATTLAWFGQNISTGLAPLVLACGGFGGTLFPWLLGVLSARFGTDVVPFVEAGVAFGALLVALLLRVRLKASAETPAL, from the coding sequence GTGCGCTCGTTCTACGTTCTCGGATTCATCGCCTTTCTTCTGCTCGGAGCGCTTCAGGCCGTCTACGGCCCCGCCTTCTCGGCGTTGCAAGCGCGCTTCGACGTTTCGCGGGCCGATGTCGGCCTCATCGCCAGTTCTCACTTTCTCGGATCGATGCTCGGCATTCTGGCCGCCGGAGGGCTGCTCAAGCGGCTGGAGCTCCGCGGACTGTTGAGGGTGGGTTCCGCGTTGATCGCCCTCGGACTCGCGGGCGTGACCTTCGCGCCCGCGTGGACCTTCGCGGTCGTCTGCGCTTCGCTCGCCGGTTTCGGCTTCGGCTTCGTCAGCGTCACCTTCAACGTCGGCGGCGCTCGTCTCGGCGTGAGGGCGGCGGGCGTCTTGAACATCCTCAACGCCTGCTTCGGCCTCGGCAGCATTCTCGCGCCGCTGAGCGTCTCGGCCCTCGGAGGTCAGACCTGGCCGTACGCGCTGTTGGGACTCACGGCCCTCGGACTGCTGTTGAGCGCCGGGCGACTGCCGCACCTGCCGGAGACGACCGTCGCCTCGTCCGGTCGCGCGCCGATCGTGCCGCTCGCGCTGTTCGGAGGGTTCTTCGTGTTGTACGTCGGCGTGGAGGCGGGCGTGGGGTCGTGGATGACCGCCCACTTGTCCGACCTCGGCGTGGTGAACGCGGCGACTTGGACGAGCGGCTTTTGGCTCGCCGTGACGATCGGGCGCTTGCTGGGCGCGCCGCTCGCGCTGCGCTTCAAGTTGCCGCGCATCATTTTGAGCGCGCTCGTCCTTGCGATCGTGGCGCTCCTGCTCGCCTCCACGCCTGCCGCTCGCTTCGCTTACCTGCTCGTCGGCCTCGCCATCGCGCCACTGTTCGCGACGACCTTGGCATGGTTCGGTCAGAACATCTCGACGGGTCTCGCGCCGCTCGTGCTCGCTTGCGGCGGATTCGGCGGCACCTTGTTTCCCTGGTTGCTGGGCGTCTTGTCGGCACGGTTCGGCACGGACGTGGTGCCGTTCGTCGAGGCGGGTGTCGCGTTCGGCGCCTTGCTGGTCGCGCTATTACTGCGCGTTCGGCTTAAGGCGTCCGCCGAAACGCCTGCTTTGTGA
- a CDS encoding CopD family protein produces MLWLPKTLLYLGLALLLGGAVFRRFVSPEPRSPLRPLVVGALLVVVGALGTVTLTLSDLLGPFGLADFAEYLLSSSGGTAVLATLALTAAVLAFEGQPVRTWIPTGVAGALLLASVAEQGHGRQSILLLGLHVVHLAAMTAWIGAVVFLVGFPRDEATFWRGVERLSNLGLCSVAVLVATGLAATVLALPGVGALTGSTYGLALLVKLGFFGGVLLLAALNKLDFLKRRKLPQLRGALRVEAALLVSVLASSGVLATTAPPEVPAAALVTPFETTLGGRPVRGEFSLEPGGVLSARIEAEHAPSAVLHMTEHTMPPIQLTFTRTGSVYTARTRLWMSGAWKATVRVNDTATDVPLNVR; encoded by the coding sequence ATGCTTTGGCTTCCGAAAACCCTGTTGTACCTCGGACTGGCCCTGCTGCTCGGCGGGGCGGTCTTTCGGCGATTCGTCTCACCCGAACCCCGCTCGCCCTTGCGGCCGCTCGTGGTCGGCGCGCTCCTCGTCGTGGTCGGCGCGCTGGGCACGGTCACGCTCACCCTCTCGGACCTCCTGGGGCCGTTCGGTCTCGCCGACTTCGCCGAGTACCTGTTGTCGAGCTCGGGCGGCACGGCCGTCTTGGCGACGCTCGCCCTCACGGCGGCCGTGCTCGCCTTCGAAGGCCAGCCCGTCAGGACATGGATCCCGACGGGCGTGGCGGGCGCGCTGCTCCTCGCGAGCGTCGCCGAGCAAGGGCACGGTCGCCAAAGCATCCTGCTGCTCGGCCTGCATGTCGTCCACCTCGCCGCGATGACGGCGTGGATCGGGGCGGTCGTGTTCCTCGTCGGCTTTCCCCGTGACGAAGCGACCTTTTGGCGGGGCGTCGAGCGATTGTCGAACCTCGGTCTGTGCAGCGTCGCCGTTCTCGTCGCCACGGGTCTCGCCGCGACCGTCCTCGCCTTGCCCGGCGTCGGGGCGCTCACGGGCAGTACGTACGGCCTCGCGTTGCTCGTCAAGCTCGGATTCTTCGGCGGGGTGTTGCTGCTCGCCGCCCTCAACAAGCTCGACTTTTTGAAGCGCCGCAAGTTACCGCAACTGCGCGGCGCCCTGCGCGTCGAGGCGGCCCTGCTCGTGTCCGTTCTCGCGTCGAGCGGCGTCCTCGCCACGACCGCGCCGCCCGAAGTTCCGGCGGCGGCGCTCGTCACTCCCTTCGAAACGACGCTCGGCGGGCGTCCGGTTCGAGGCGAGTTTAGCCTCGAACCGGGCGGCGTGCTCAGCGCGCGGATCGAGGCGGAACACGCGCCGTCCGCCGTCTTGCACATGACCGAGCACACCATGCCGCCCATACAGTTGACGTTCACCCGGACGGGAAGCGTGTATACCGCGCGAACGCGGCTGTGGATGAGCGGCGCTTGGAAAGCGACCGTTCGCGTGAACGACACGGCGACCGATGTGCCGCTGAACGTTCGTTGA
- a CDS encoding LCP family protein, which yields MTKAPAQTARTPAKVTKSASTASRSVKGGTAAKPSTPTTASTAVKPATTATARRAAPLSPRKFVTIPTLPQGVKTYLVAGVTPIYTARGARVESFRSPTDTILLVQLDPGANVVRTLSLPRDTLLGSSGSRINSVLPRSGADALVRTVTAMTGVGIDAYVLVNLRGVRDLTDAAGGVTLTVGKAMNYDDFAGKLHIHFQPGRQTLGGQKAEEFLRFRHDARGDIGRIDRTRDFLQALTLRLLTPSGLERLPRVSAAVRANSRTTLSERDYQDILGFAMKRPKLQTFVLPGRNEGAYWRMDPGRAGGVLAAFRSPVQAKR from the coding sequence GTGACGAAGGCCCCCGCACAAACCGCCCGAACCCCGGCGAAGGTGACGAAGTCCGCTTCGACCGCTTCTCGCTCCGTCAAGGGGGGCACGGCCGCGAAGCCGAGCACCCCGACGACTGCCAGCACGGCGGTCAAGCCCGCGACAACGGCCACGGCGCGCCGAGCCGCGCCCCTGTCTCCCCGGAAGTTCGTCACGATTCCGACCTTGCCGCAAGGCGTCAAAACGTACCTCGTGGCCGGCGTGACGCCCATCTACACGGCGCGCGGGGCGCGCGTCGAGTCGTTTCGCAGTCCGACCGACACCATCTTGCTCGTGCAACTCGATCCGGGCGCAAACGTCGTGCGTACGCTCAGCTTGCCCAGAGATACGCTTCTGGGTTCCTCGGGATCGCGAATCAACTCGGTCTTGCCGCGCTCGGGCGCGGACGCCCTCGTTCGCACGGTGACCGCGATGACAGGAGTGGGAATCGACGCCTACGTGCTCGTGAACTTGCGGGGCGTACGCGACTTGACGGACGCGGCGGGCGGCGTCACGCTCACCGTGGGCAAGGCCATGAACTACGACGACTTCGCGGGCAAGCTCCACATTCACTTCCAGCCGGGCCGTCAGACCCTCGGCGGGCAGAAGGCCGAGGAGTTCTTGCGCTTTCGTCACGACGCGCGCGGCGACATCGGCCGCATCGACCGAACCCGCGACTTTCTGCAAGCCCTCACGCTTCGCCTCCTGACGCCCAGCGGGTTGGAGCGTTTGCCGCGCGTTTCGGCCGCCGTCCGCGCGAACTCGCGCACGACGCTCTCCGAGCGCGACTACCAAGACATCCTGGGCTTCGCGATGAAGCGCCCGAAACTCCAGACGTTCGTGTTGCCAGGTCGCAACGAAGGGGCGTACTGGCGCATGGATCCGGGGCGAGCGGGAGGCGTCCTCGCCGCCTTCCGCTCGCCTGTCCAGGCAAAACGCTGA